From Herbiconiux flava, one genomic window encodes:
- a CDS encoding RidA family protein — translation MSQTSARLAELGVELPTVSAPAGAYIPATISGNLVFTAGQLPFVGGALPAIGKVGEGEGLVSPVDAKAFAATAALNALAAVESVIGSLDRVVRIVKVTGFVASDPSFTGQPGVINGASEFLADVFGDAGIHARSAVGVAVLPLDSPVEVELIAEFA, via the coding sequence ATGTCCCAGACCTCTGCGCGTCTCGCCGAACTCGGCGTCGAACTGCCCACCGTCTCCGCGCCCGCCGGCGCCTACATCCCCGCCACGATCAGCGGCAACCTCGTCTTCACGGCGGGTCAGCTGCCGTTCGTGGGCGGCGCTCTGCCCGCGATCGGCAAGGTCGGCGAGGGCGAGGGGCTCGTGTCGCCCGTCGACGCCAAGGCCTTCGCCGCGACCGCGGCGCTGAACGCCCTGGCCGCCGTCGAGAGCGTGATCGGCTCGCTCGACCGGGTCGTGCGCATCGTCAAGGTCACGGGCTTCGTGGCCTCCGACCCGTCGTTCACCGGGCAGCCGGGCGTCATCAACGGCGCGTCGGAGTTCCTCGCGGACGTGTTCGGCGACGCGGGCATCCACGCCCGCTCGGCTGTGGGCGTCGCCGTGCTGCCGCTGGACTCGCCGGTCGAGGTGGAGCTCATCGCCGAATTCGCGTAG